From Brachyspira pilosicoli, a single genomic window includes:
- the prfA gene encoding peptide chain release factor 1: MIDKLSSVENTYNDIVDKLNDANIKDNRVIQDLMKKKSEIEDIVNEYKKLKAVLKEIEDANEMLNHSDTDKELKNMALLEIEELNQKKENIINDLRLLLLPKDKNDGKNIIVEIRVGTGGDESALFVGDLFRMYSRFIERANFRMEIIDTSPTELGGYKEVIFSVSGKDAYRTLKFESGTHRVQRIPATESGGRIHTSASTVAIMPEAEESDVIIKDEDIRVDIFRSSGPGGQSVNTTDSAVRITHLPTGLVVQCQDEKSQHKNKAKALKVLRARIYEKEEAERKAKEAKERRDKIGSGDRSERIRTYNFPQNRVTDHRINVTLYKLDRFMDGEITEITDALFKKEQEELLASYSD; encoded by the coding sequence ATAATAGATAAACTTTCATCTGTAGAAAACACATATAATGATATAGTAGATAAATTAAATGATGCGAATATAAAAGACAATAGAGTAATACAAGATTTAATGAAAAAAAAGTCAGAAATAGAAGATATAGTAAATGAATATAAAAAATTAAAAGCTGTATTAAAAGAGATAGAAGATGCCAATGAAATGCTTAATCATTCTGATACTGATAAAGAATTAAAAAATATGGCACTGCTTGAAATAGAAGAATTAAATCAAAAAAAAGAAAATATTATTAATGATTTGAGGCTTTTACTTCTTCCAAAAGATAAAAATGACGGCAAAAATATAATAGTAGAAATAAGAGTAGGAACTGGAGGAGATGAATCGGCTTTATTTGTGGGGGACTTGTTTAGAATGTACAGCCGTTTTATAGAGAGAGCAAATTTTAGAATGGAGATAATAGATACAAGTCCTACTGAGCTTGGAGGATATAAAGAAGTAATATTTTCTGTTTCTGGAAAAGATGCTTATAGAACTTTAAAATTTGAAAGCGGTACACACAGAGTTCAGAGAATACCAGCTACAGAATCCGGCGGAAGAATACATACGTCAGCTTCAACTGTAGCAATTATGCCTGAAGCAGAAGAAAGCGATGTAATAATAAAAGATGAAGATATAAGAGTAGATATATTTCGTTCAAGCGGTCCTGGAGGGCAGTCAGTTAATACTACAGACAGTGCCGTAAGAATTACTCATTTACCTACTGGTTTAGTGGTGCAGTGTCAAGATGAAAAAAGCCAGCACAAAAATAAAGCCAAGGCATTAAAAGTATTAAGAGCAAGAATATATGAAAAAGAAGAGGCAGAAAGAAAAGCAAAAGAAGCTAAAGAAAGAAGAGATAAAATAGGTTCTGGAGACAGAAGCGAAAGAATAAGAACCTATAATTTCCCGCAAAATAGAGTTACAGATCATAGAATTAATGTTACATTATACAAATTAGATAGATTCATGGACGGAGAAATAACAGAAATTACAGATGCTTTGTTTAAAAAGGAACAGGAGGAATTATTAGCTTCTTATTCAGACTAA
- a CDS encoding spiro-SPASM protein: protein MEFIIIVDESFENEYSKIFLEDFGKKIELLKQELNCDVKNINYIAKGAEDYLSNIYKETENYDNIIYIPNNMPMFNIDETVKLTKIHKENISYFTYGENYPEGIIPFIIRRNAFEKLFNCIKTKNINITENAIKDIVFIDPNFFEIEILVSEYDMRYYRVSLFANSKRNALIISKLIKYENYDKITKAIREYASLRRTLPSYIEIDINNRQNLINKNLLSSNAFTNEINKEEKNLTIEEFKTIYNKLSDFCDDFHLSIGSYYEPLLNKDVFDILEYAISNKNVNVYLETNAILLDEEKAKKLLFLQEKNNNLHVIIHLDTIEQNVFNTIYKEDCLKTILSNIDYYFIREPKNTYLQITKQKDNFDYLASYYKYFDKYKIEIIMQKYYTYRGLVENKKIGDMTPLINVGCWHLARDLFIDAYGDVYICRFDINKEKCISSIYKDTLENIWKELESYYKENILTGLDFCKNCDEWYLFNF, encoded by the coding sequence ATGGAATTCATTATAATTGTTGATGAATCATTTGAAAATGAATATTCAAAAATATTTTTAGAAGATTTCGGCAAAAAAATAGAACTCTTAAAACAAGAGCTTAATTGTGATGTAAAGAATATAAATTATATTGCAAAGGGAGCAGAAGATTATTTGAGCAATATATATAAAGAAACAGAAAATTATGACAATATTATATATATTCCAAATAATATGCCTATGTTTAATATAGATGAAACTGTAAAGCTCACTAAAATACATAAAGAAAACATTTCATATTTTACTTATGGAGAAAATTATCCAGAAGGAATAATACCTTTTATAATAAGAAGAAATGCTTTTGAAAAATTATTTAATTGCATAAAAACAAAAAATATTAATATAACAGAAAATGCTATAAAAGATATTGTATTTATTGACCCTAACTTTTTTGAAATAGAAATATTAGTGTCTGAATATGATATGAGGTATTATAGGGTATCATTATTTGCAAATAGTAAAAGAAATGCTTTAATTATATCAAAACTAATAAAATATGAAAATTATGATAAAATTACTAAGGCTATAAGGGAATATGCTTCATTAAGAAGAACTTTGCCTTCATATATTGAAATAGATATTAATAATAGACAAAACTTAATAAATAAAAATCTATTATCATCTAATGCTTTTACAAATGAAATAAACAAAGAAGAGAAAAATTTAACTATAGAAGAGTTTAAAACAATTTATAATAAATTATCAGATTTCTGTGATGATTTTCATTTATCAATAGGAAGCTATTATGAACCTCTTTTAAATAAAGATGTTTTTGATATATTAGAATATGCTATTTCAAATAAAAATGTAAATGTATATTTAGAGACAAACGCTATTTTATTAGATGAAGAGAAAGCTAAAAAACTTCTGTTTCTTCAAGAGAAAAATAATAATTTACATGTAATAATTCATTTAGACACAATAGAGCAAAATGTATTTAATACAATTTATAAAGAAGATTGTTTGAAGACTATACTTTCTAATATAGATTATTATTTTATAAGGGAGCCAAAAAATACATATCTTCAGATTACAAAACAAAAGGATAATTTTGATTATTTAGCTTCATATTATAAATATTTTGATAAGTATAAAATAGAGATTATAATGCAAAAATATTATACTTATAGAGGACTTGTAGAAAATAAAAAAATCGGAGATATGACTCCTCTAATAAATGTAGGTTGTTGGCATTTGGCTAGAGACTTATTCATAGATGCTTATGGAGATGTTTATATTTGCAGATTTGACATAAATAAAGAAAAATGTATATCTTCAATATATAAAGATACTTTAGAGAATATTTGGAAAGAATTAGAAAGTTATTATAAAGAGAACATTTTAACAGGATTAGACTTTTGTAAAAATTGTGATGAGTGGTATTTGTTTAATTTTTAA
- a CDS encoding sugar phosphate nucleotidyltransferase has translation MKVIIPAAGEGTRLRPHTITKPKPILPIAGSTIIDFIMKEVLELENLEEVIFIVGYLKDKMIDYLTSKYKDIKLTFVEQKEYKGLAHAVSLTRKHIKDDDKLFIILGDTIFKLNLSEIVAKNENSLGVCEVDNPSRFGVALLDSNGVITKLVEKPKEPISNLALTGMYNIVNSKELFDAIDYIIKNDIKTKNEYQLTDALEYMIQNGSVFKTFKLDGWYDCGEKNTMIETNKTIITHSILSKWVKDTAIIPPVFIEEDVRINRSVIGPYVHIGKNSNIENSILKNCIMFEEVNISNALMENCIISENVRYKGKTNSMDMGASINIEQN, from the coding sequence TTGAAAGTTATAATACCAGCTGCAGGTGAAGGCACTAGATTAAGACCGCACACAATAACAAAACCCAAACCTATACTTCCTATAGCAGGTTCTACAATTATAGATTTTATTATGAAAGAGGTATTAGAGTTAGAAAATCTTGAAGAGGTAATATTTATAGTAGGATATTTAAAAGATAAAATGATAGACTACTTAACTTCAAAATATAAAGATATAAAACTTACTTTTGTAGAGCAAAAAGAGTATAAAGGGTTAGCTCATGCTGTTTCGCTTACTAGAAAACATATAAAAGATGATGATAAACTTTTTATTATACTCGGAGATACAATATTTAAGCTTAATTTATCTGAAATAGTAGCCAAAAATGAAAATTCATTAGGGGTATGTGAGGTGGATAATCCAAGCAGATTTGGGGTTGCATTACTTGACAGCAATGGGGTCATCACAAAGCTTGTGGAAAAGCCTAAAGAGCCTATAAGTAATTTGGCTTTAACTGGAATGTATAATATTGTAAACTCTAAAGAATTATTTGATGCTATAGATTATATAATTAAAAATGATATAAAAACCAAAAATGAGTATCAATTAACAGATGCCTTAGAATATATGATACAAAATGGAAGTGTATTTAAAACATTCAAACTTGACGGTTGGTATGATTGCGGTGAAAAAAATACTATGATAGAAACAAATAAAACTATAATCACTCATAGCATACTTAGTAAATGGGTAAAAGATACTGCTATAATACCTCCTGTCTTTATAGAAGAAGATGTGAGAATTAATAGATCTGTTATAGGTCCTTATGTGCATATAGGAAAGAATTCTAATATAGAAAACTCAATACTAAAAAACTGTATAATGTTTGAGGAAGTAAATATATCAAATGCTTTAATGGAAAATTGCATAATTTCAGAAAATGTACGTTATAAAGGTAAAACTAATTCGATGGATATGGGAGCTTCTATAAATATAGAACAAAATTAA
- a CDS encoding DJ-1 family glyoxalase III codes for MSKKVLVPLAEGFEEIEAVTITDVLRRANIEVTTASLTDNLEVKGSHGIILKADTTLDKIINEDFDAIALAGGMGGMNNLKNDKRIIAKLQKMYEAKKLVSAICASPIVLGAASVIKGQYTCYPSCESMVNGGEYVEKDLVVINDNVITSKGPATTVFFALELVKYLIGNNEEVANAMLVPLIK; via the coding sequence ATGTCAAAAAAAGTTTTAGTGCCATTAGCTGAAGGTTTTGAAGAAATAGAAGCTGTAACTATTACAGATGTATTAAGAAGAGCAAATATAGAAGTAACAACTGCTTCTTTAACTGATAATTTAGAGGTAAAAGGCTCACATGGTATAATATTAAAAGCTGATACCACATTAGATAAAATTATAAATGAAGATTTCGATGCTATAGCACTTGCTGGCGGCATGGGCGGAATGAATAATTTAAAAAATGATAAGAGAATTATAGCTAAACTTCAGAAAATGTATGAAGCTAAAAAATTAGTATCTGCAATATGTGCTTCACCTATAGTATTAGGGGCTGCTTCAGTTATTAAAGGACAATATACTTGCTATCCAAGCTGTGAAAGCATGGTCAATGGCGGAGAGTATGTTGAAAAAGATTTAGTTGTAATTAATGATAATGTTATTACTTCTAAAGGTCCTGCTACTACAGTATTTTTTGCTTTAGAGTTAGTAAAATATTTAATAGGAAATAATGAAGAAGTTGCTAATGCTATGCTTGTTCCATTAATTAAATAA
- the coaBC gene encoding bifunctional phosphopantothenoylcysteine decarboxylase/phosphopantothenate--cysteine ligase CoaBC — translation MKILLAITSSISAYKMPFLVSILKKQGHEVICAVTKNAEYMVGVKALETMSGNPVIRDMWEEEDPLTHINISRKTDVFLLAPADANTISKIANGICDNTITTIACAYTGKKMFAPAMNPNMWFNKAVQKNVHYLVEELEYTMIGPATGNMACNDTGIGRLADLEEIADKVVNNFSHFSLKYDNIRFTVTSGATKEWIDPIRYITNNSSGKMGEAIYNEIHLGGGVTTYIEGDVNEELRVYPSDKKIKIDTTEDLKNNVLSELENTDILLMAAAPLDFRPAIVHDKKLKKQNINAIELKQNDDILVSTRDKKSKNTLIVSFAAETALNDEELKNYAVEKMNKKGADMIVANNIKDAIGKDTNKISIFFKDGRVRNFPVLSKRECAKEIVSIAVEEWKNKNLKSNLI, via the coding sequence ATGAAAATTTTATTAGCTATAACAAGTTCTATATCAGCATATAAAATGCCTTTTCTCGTTAGTATTTTGAAAAAACAAGGGCATGAAGTAATATGTGCTGTTACAAAAAATGCAGAATATATGGTAGGTGTAAAAGCATTAGAAACGATGAGCGGCAATCCTGTTATAAGAGATATGTGGGAAGAAGAAGACCCTCTTACACATATAAACATTAGCAGAAAAACTGATGTATTTTTATTAGCCCCAGCAGACGCTAATACTATATCTAAAATAGCAAATGGAATATGTGATAATACTATTACTACTATAGCCTGTGCTTATACAGGAAAAAAGATGTTTGCTCCTGCTATGAATCCTAATATGTGGTTTAATAAAGCAGTTCAGAAAAATGTTCATTATTTAGTTGAAGAACTTGAATACACCATGATAGGCCCAGCTACTGGAAATATGGCTTGTAATGATACAGGTATAGGAAGACTTGCAGATTTGGAAGAGATAGCAGACAAAGTTGTTAATAACTTCAGTCATTTTAGTTTGAAATATGATAATATAAGATTTACTGTAACTTCTGGTGCTACAAAAGAGTGGATAGACCCTATAAGATATATTACAAATAATTCCAGCGGCAAGATGGGTGAGGCTATATATAATGAAATACACCTTGGAGGCGGAGTTACTACATATATAGAGGGCGATGTTAATGAAGAGCTTCGTGTATATCCAAGCGACAAAAAAATAAAAATAGATACTACAGAAGATTTAAAAAATAATGTGTTATCTGAACTTGAAAATACTGACATTTTACTTATGGCTGCTGCTCCTTTAGATTTTAGACCTGCTATTGTACATGATAAAAAATTAAAAAAACAAAATATTAATGCTATAGAATTAAAACAAAATGATGATATATTGGTTAGTACAAGAGATAAAAAATCTAAAAATACGCTTATAGTTTCATTTGCTGCGGAGACAGCGCTTAATGATGAAGAGCTTAAAAATTATGCTGTAGAGAAAATGAATAAGAAAGGTGCTGATATGATAGTAGCTAATAATATAAAAGATGCTATTGGGAAAGATACTAATAAAATAAGTATTTTTTTCAAAGATGGAAGGGTGAGAAATTTCCCTGTATTAAGCAAGAGGGAATGTGCTAAAGAAATTGTAAGTATTGCTGTTGAGGAATGGAAAAATAAAAACTTAAAATCTAATTTAATATAA
- a CDS encoding ABC transporter ATP-binding protein, giving the protein MSYLYEINDISKIYGHGGGATEALKSVNLTIEEGKLTAILGPSGSGKSTLLNILGALDKPTGGRVLFLGEDITHYSNKKLAKFRRENIGFVFQSYNLLPNLTALENVEFSTEITGLTRDNAENALKLLGLEHRMKHYPTELSGGEQQRVSIARAIAKKPKVVLCDEPTGALDNKTGIMALRILRNLNKDFGTSIVLITHSKEIAKMADTVVKVLSGEVIEKYDVENPLNPEDIEW; this is encoded by the coding sequence ATGAGCTATCTTTATGAAATAAATGATATTAGTAAGATATATGGTCATGGTGGAGGTGCTACTGAGGCATTAAAATCTGTTAATCTTACTATAGAAGAAGGTAAACTTACTGCTATACTTGGCCCCAGCGGGTCTGGTAAAAGTACTCTTTTAAATATACTCGGAGCATTAGATAAACCTACAGGAGGAAGGGTACTATTTTTGGGAGAAGATATTACTCATTATAGTAATAAAAAATTAGCTAAGTTTAGAAGAGAAAATATTGGATTTGTATTTCAAAGCTATAACCTTCTTCCAAATTTAACTGCTTTAGAGAATGTTGAGTTTTCTACAGAAATAACTGGCCTTACAAGAGATAATGCTGAGAATGCTTTAAAACTTTTGGGACTTGAGCATAGAATGAAGCATTATCCTACAGAGCTATCCGGAGGAGAACAGCAGAGGGTTAGTATTGCTCGTGCTATAGCTAAAAAGCCAAAAGTTGTATTATGCGATGAGCCTACGGGGGCTTTGGATAATAAGACGGGAATCATGGCTCTTAGGATATTAAGAAACTTGAATAAGGATTTTGGCACTAGTATCGTATTAATTACTCATAGTAAAGAGATTGCTAAAATGGCTGATACTGTTGTTAAGGTTTTAAGCGGAGAGGTGATAGAAAAATATGATGTGGAAAATCCGTTAAATCCTGAAGATATAGAATGGTAA
- a CDS encoding ABC transporter permease, whose amino-acid sequence MFNIKTKLLFRKISKQLAIFISAIFIVTLAVLFFVAVKTVYRDFKLTAEEYFDKNNLDDLVLFGMFSEDDIKAIEDIKGIDIVEAKHRFQGKIDDIDAIIYASKDNENRINKPYIYDGKDTLETNEIAINKNFADANSLSLGDEVEVIYNDKTNSFTIAALVSYPNYVFLFKDGASTASEAKDFAVIEMNDDNFNYVPYNSIYIKYKENVNRDNIEQLIRIKLKQKIFFFTDRGQSVNYINYEQTLLQIDSFSYISPSILLLMAILLLYIIQRRNVAVERKQIGIMKAIGLTDFSIMFMYIKYSFLVSFFGILLAFIASRLLLPPIFKSLGAIFDMPNYNYHIYWDLWIISTLIILFVCIFSNLLAAISILKLNPAQSMRGEPPKSSGKTLIEKFSIWNKLSFNSRYAIKNASRSKTRYLASLWGMFAAISMTIFAQGFNNSFDYFLYTLYEKFALYDASVSITPTKWEDNTDILTNDSIKYYDKAAIYQSRLYPAFNDDSESIYLPTLIYKDGFSSLKIPYNENREDSVMIPKYLAEKLKVKENDYIGIELYTTGNSISRRVKVSKLVEQQGMFYIYMDKDFAEDTFEIPNVYNSLFLTSDVSQDDLKTILDDGKDVSYYSFRNDEYQAYKNQIATIYLLVQILIFIAFLLGATSLYGVGVITLATRRYEFTLLKVMGYTTKEIMLASLKETVTQVIIAIPVGILAGYGILYLVKKPFSSKLFSFVPHVYNYSYLLAIGLLIVVIFLVSLMSMHYVNKLDMVEGLKDREE is encoded by the coding sequence ATGTTTAATATAAAAACAAAACTTTTATTTAGAAAAATTAGTAAACAGCTTGCGATATTCATATCTGCTATTTTTATAGTAACTTTAGCGGTGCTTTTTTTTGTAGCGGTAAAAACTGTGTATAGAGATTTTAAACTCACTGCTGAAGAGTATTTCGACAAGAATAATTTAGATGATTTAGTATTATTTGGTATGTTTAGCGAAGATGATATAAAGGCTATTGAAGATATTAAGGGTATTGATATAGTAGAAGCTAAACATAGATTTCAAGGCAAAATAGATGATATTGATGCTATTATATATGCTTCAAAAGATAATGAAAACAGAATAAATAAACCTTACATATATGATGGCAAAGATACTTTAGAAACTAATGAGATAGCTATTAATAAAAATTTTGCAGATGCTAATTCATTATCTTTGGGAGATGAGGTTGAGGTTATTTATAATGATAAAACTAATTCTTTTACAATAGCCGCTTTAGTATCATATCCTAATTATGTGTTTTTATTTAAAGATGGGGCTTCTACAGCTTCTGAGGCTAAAGATTTTGCTGTTATAGAAATGAATGATGATAACTTTAATTATGTGCCTTACAATTCTATATATATAAAATATAAAGAGAATGTAAATAGAGATAATATAGAACAGCTTATAAGAATAAAACTAAAACAAAAAATATTCTTTTTCACAGACAGAGGACAATCTGTAAATTATATAAACTATGAACAAACATTGCTTCAAATAGATTCTTTTTCATATATTTCGCCTTCTATACTTTTACTTATGGCTATACTTCTTTTATACATTATACAAAGAAGAAATGTTGCTGTTGAGAGAAAACAAATTGGTATAATGAAAGCTATTGGTCTTACAGATTTTTCTATTATGTTTATGTATATAAAGTATTCTTTTTTGGTATCATTTTTTGGAATATTGTTAGCTTTTATTGCAAGCAGGCTTCTTTTGCCGCCGATATTTAAGTCGCTTGGGGCTATATTTGATATGCCTAATTATAATTATCATATATATTGGGATTTATGGATAATATCAACTTTAATAATATTGTTTGTATGCATATTTTCTAATTTGCTTGCAGCTATTTCTATATTAAAGTTAAATCCTGCCCAGTCAATGCGTGGGGAGCCTCCAAAAAGTTCTGGTAAAACATTAATAGAGAAATTTAGTATATGGAATAAGCTTTCATTTAACAGCAGATATGCTATAAAAAATGCTTCAAGAAGTAAAACAAGATATTTGGCATCGCTTTGGGGAATGTTTGCAGCAATTAGTATGACTATATTTGCTCAGGGGTTTAATAACTCTTTTGATTATTTCTTATACACTCTTTATGAGAAATTTGCTTTATATGATGCCTCTGTTAGTATTACGCCGACAAAATGGGAAGATAACACTGATATACTTACTAATGACAGCATAAAATATTATGATAAGGCTGCTATTTATCAATCAAGGCTTTATCCTGCTTTTAATGATGATAGTGAAAGCATTTATTTGCCGACTTTAATATATAAAGACGGATTTTCTTCTCTCAAAATACCTTATAATGAAAATAGAGAGGATTCTGTAATGATTCCAAAATATTTGGCAGAAAAATTAAAAGTAAAAGAAAATGATTATATAGGTATAGAATTATATACTACTGGAAACAGTATATCAAGAAGAGTTAAAGTTAGTAAGCTTGTAGAACAGCAGGGCATGTTTTATATTTATATGGATAAGGATTTTGCAGAAGATACTTTTGAAATACCAAATGTTTACAATTCCTTATTTTTAACTTCTGATGTTAGTCAAGATGATTTAAAAACTATATTAGATGATGGTAAAGATGTATCATACTACAGCTTTAGAAATGATGAATATCAGGCATATAAAAACCAAATAGCTACAATATATTTACTTGTACAAATACTTATATTTATAGCATTCTTACTTGGTGCTACATCGCTTTATGGTGTTGGTGTTATTACTTTAGCTACAAGAAGATATGAGTTTACGCTTCTTAAGGTTATGGGCTATACCACTAAAGAAATAATGCTTGCTTCATTAAAAGAAACTGTTACTCAAGTGATAATAGCAATACCTGTGGGAATATTGGCTGGATATGGTATACTTTATTTGGTTAAGAAACCGTTTTCAAGCAAGTTATTTTCATTTGTACCACATGTTTATAATTACAGTTATTTATTAGCAATAGGGTTGCTTATTGTTGTAATATTCTTGGTATCTTTGATGAGTATGCATTATGTCAATAAACTTGATATGGTTGAGGGCTTAAAAGACAGAGAAGAGTAA
- a CDS encoding pitrilysin family protein, translated as MVKRLTLNNGIKIVLEYMPILETVSVGFFFITGSANETEKENGYSHFIEHMLFKGTNDMTSKEIVRYIEGVGGVFNAYTSRHFTSFYINIISKYFDRAIDTLSNIALNSAFREEDIKKEKKVIIEELKMTSDSPEEIMTNQFFAKAYKGTSMQFPIGGNIKNIKNISRDKILNYFKSHFNSNNLIVSIAGNFNVKSAIDKLSSLELKENILKADEELPFFYKSVSKEKSDLNQVYFALITPSYSACDKRKYTMNIVNDIFGGSSYSRLFQSIRENKALCYSIYSNNSAFLNGGTFDIFGSTSLDRYEKTVTSIYNEIERLLDERITEEELEEAKESYKSSMSFSKFSASFAMNKNARNELYFSKYLSYKDLYNTIDKISINDINKAIEDIFQDKKFFLTAVGPKGTKKITDKVSKKLKLN; from the coding sequence ATGGTAAAAAGATTAACCTTAAATAATGGCATAAAAATAGTTTTAGAATATATGCCAATTTTAGAAACAGTTTCAGTTGGTTTTTTCTTCATTACAGGCAGTGCAAATGAAACTGAAAAAGAAAATGGATATTCACATTTTATAGAACATATGCTATTTAAAGGCACTAATGATATGACTTCTAAAGAGATAGTGAGATATATAGAAGGTGTAGGCGGAGTATTTAATGCCTATACTTCAAGACATTTCACTTCTTTTTATATAAATATAATATCAAAATATTTTGACAGAGCAATAGACACATTATCTAATATAGCGTTAAACTCAGCATTTAGAGAAGAAGATATAAAAAAAGAAAAAAAGGTTATTATAGAAGAATTAAAAATGACATCAGACTCTCCTGAAGAGATAATGACTAATCAATTTTTTGCAAAAGCCTACAAAGGCACCTCCATGCAGTTTCCTATAGGCGGTAATATAAAAAACATAAAAAATATCAGCAGAGATAAAATATTAAACTATTTTAAAAGTCATTTCAATTCAAATAATTTAATAGTATCAATAGCAGGTAATTTTAATGTAAAATCTGCAATAGATAAATTATCTTCTTTAGAACTAAAAGAAAATATATTAAAAGCAGATGAAGAATTACCATTTTTTTATAAATCAGTGTCAAAAGAAAAATCTGACTTAAACCAAGTATATTTTGCCTTAATAACACCATCATATAGTGCATGCGATAAAAGAAAATACACTATGAACATTGTAAATGATATATTCGGCGGAAGTTCATATTCAAGATTATTTCAATCTATAAGAGAAAATAAAGCATTATGCTATAGTATATACAGCAACAATTCTGCATTTCTAAATGGAGGAACATTCGACATATTTGGTTCAACAAGTTTAGACCGCTATGAAAAAACTGTAACAAGCATATATAATGAAATAGAAAGATTGTTAGATGAAAGAATAACTGAAGAAGAACTTGAAGAGGCAAAAGAGAGCTATAAAAGTTCTATGTCTTTTAGTAAGTTTAGTGCAAGTTTTGCTATGAATAAAAATGCAAGAAATGAGCTTTATTTTTCTAAATATTTATCTTATAAAGATTTGTATAATACAATAGATAAAATTAGTATAAATGATATAAATAAAGCAATAGAAGATATATTTCAAGATAAAAAGTTTTTTCTCACAGCAGTAGGTCCAAAAGGAACAAAGAAAATCACAGATAAAGTAAGCAAGAAATTAAAACTTAATTGA
- a CDS encoding phosphopentomutase: MDKKKAVLIVVDSCGVGALPDAKDFGDEGVNTLANLAKASGGISLPNLEKIGLGNIIDIEGVSKVDNAEGYYGKAMETSKAKDTTTGHWEIAGLVSTKPFNTYPNGFPDITIKEIEKMSGRAVVCNKPYSGTEVIDDYADEQLKNGSLIVYTSADSVLQIAAHEDIIPVDELYRICEKSLEICNKYSPVARVIARPYIGTKGNYKRTERRHDYSVPPSGETMLDRLKNNNLPVIGIGKTSDIFAGVGITENRLTNKNNLDGIEKTIKAIKEVDNGLIFTNLVDFDMLYGHRRDYIGYKNALEELDKYIPEMIDNLNDDDLLIITADHGCDPTYKGSDHTREYIPILAFGKKLNKNINIGVKESFVSIAATIEKYLLGQTKLEGAFI; encoded by the coding sequence ATGGATAAGAAAAAAGCAGTTTTAATAGTTGTTGATAGCTGCGGTGTTGGTGCTTTGCCAGATGCTAAAGATTTTGGAGATGAGGGAGTAAATACTTTGGCTAATTTGGCTAAGGCGTCAGGAGGAATTAGTTTGCCTAATTTAGAAAAAATTGGTCTTGGAAATATTATAGATATAGAAGGTGTATCAAAAGTAGATAATGCAGAAGGCTATTACGGTAAGGCAATGGAGACTTCTAAGGCAAAAGACACCACTACTGGACACTGGGAGATAGCTGGTTTAGTTTCTACAAAGCCTTTTAATACTTATCCTAATGGTTTTCCTGATATTACTATAAAAGAAATAGAAAAAATGTCCGGAAGGGCTGTTGTATGCAATAAGCCTTATTCTGGAACTGAAGTTATAGATGATTATGCTGATGAACAGTTAAAAAACGGTTCTTTAATAGTATATACTTCTGCAGATTCTGTGCTTCAAATAGCAGCTCATGAGGATATTATACCTGTAGATGAGCTTTATAGAATATGTGAAAAATCTTTAGAGATATGCAATAAATATTCACCTGTTGCAAGAGTGATAGCTCGTCCTTATATTGGAACTAAGGGTAATTATAAGAGAACGGAAAGGCGTCATGATTATTCTGTACCTCCAAGCGGTGAAACTATGCTTGATAGACTTAAAAATAATAATTTGCCTGTTATCGGTATAGGCAAAACTAGTGATATATTTGCTGGTGTTGGAATTACTGAAAACAGATTAACTAATAAAAACAATCTTGACGGCATAGAGAAAACTATTAAGGCTATTAAAGAAGTTGATAATGGTCTTATATTTACTAATTTAGTTGATTTTGATATGCTTTACGGACACAGAAGAGATTATATAGGCTATAAAAACGCTTTAGAGGAATTAGATAAATATATACCAGAGATGATTGATAATTTAAATGATGATGACTTGCTTATAATAACAGCAGACCATGGATGCGACCCTACATACAAAGGAAGCGACCACACGAGAGAGTATATACCGATACTTGCTTTTGGAAAGAAATTAAATAAAAATATTAATATAGGTGTGAAAGAATCATTTGTTTCTATAGCCGCTACAATAGAAAAGTATTTGCTTGGACAAACAAAGCTTGAAGGTGCTTTTATATAA